The following are encoded together in the Aciduricibacillus chroicocephali genome:
- a CDS encoding heptaprenylglyceryl phosphate synthase, whose product MKEWKHAFKLDPAKEIDDTDLEKICESGTDGIIVGGTDNVTLDGVLDLLARVRRYTVPCVLEVSELDAVTPGFEGYLIPMVMNSQVKKWMMDLQHEAVKQYKNVMNWEEMFVEGYCILNPEAKAYKQADCRMPDADDVLAYAYMAEHFYHLPIFYLEYSGTYGDPDLVRRVKGELESTQLFYGGGIETPEQAREMAEHADTVVIGNVVYTNLKQAIKTVKAVKEITK is encoded by the coding sequence ATGAAAGAATGGAAACACGCTTTCAAGCTTGACCCAGCTAAGGAAATTGATGATACGGATCTTGAGAAAATTTGCGAATCCGGAACAGACGGAATCATTGTCGGTGGAACGGATAATGTAACGCTTGATGGTGTGCTTGATTTACTTGCGCGCGTTCGTCGCTATACTGTTCCATGTGTGCTCGAAGTGTCTGAATTGGATGCTGTGACACCAGGATTTGAAGGCTATCTTATTCCGATGGTGATGAATTCACAAGTTAAAAAATGGATGATGGATCTGCAGCATGAAGCAGTGAAACAATATAAAAATGTAATGAATTGGGAAGAAATGTTCGTTGAAGGATATTGCATACTCAATCCTGAAGCGAAGGCATACAAACAGGCAGATTGCCGCATGCCGGATGCAGATGACGTACTTGCCTATGCATACATGGCCGAGCATTTTTACCACCTGCCGATTTTTTACTTGGAATACAGCGGTACATATGGTGATCCAGACCTTGTAAGACGAGTGAAGGGAGAACTGGAATCGACGCAGCTCTTCTATGGAGGAGGCATTGAGACGCCAGAGCAGGCTAGAGAAATGGCCGAGCATGCTGATACAGTCGTAATTGGCAATGTTGTTTATACCAATCTGAAGCAAGCTATTAAGACAGTGAAAGCTGTCAAAGAAATTACGAAATAA
- a CDS encoding CamS family sex pheromone protein: MKKAAAILLSVLLLASCAPNKNDELVQNKDSKEKKETPSIVPSYQLSDSTYKIILPFRPSKARGVIDNQIANRVDIDELEEGLKRHSTDEFSPDDYYFEEGQYLTEDMVYDWLGRNLTKKQIDKEVKETADKKRKEGYTVDEQEIRDGLQNGLNPPIAEDAKEKDYRDHPRYLSHILEQDYLRKKDDDTVELAGISIGLALKSVYRFQTEIGGPYYYEKIPKAEMEKNGKEIAQKVVDRVRKIKGLKNVPIVIALYREEAQDSPVAGDFVSKTIVDEGETQIGKWNKIDEKHVLFPSDNAKKNHFDDNQAIKSFGDDIAKYFPNYVGIVGEGFYVNKDLQRLTIRVPIEFYGKSEVTGFTQYAYGLIQEKFPEHYDLEVQISSNEKLESLITREKGDKKPVVHILH, translated from the coding sequence ATGAAAAAGGCAGCCGCCATTTTGCTGTCGGTGCTGCTTCTTGCAAGCTGTGCACCGAACAAAAATGATGAACTTGTCCAGAACAAGGACTCAAAAGAGAAAAAAGAAACACCGTCAATCGTGCCGAGCTACCAGCTTTCTGACTCAACGTACAAAATCATCCTTCCATTCCGACCGAGCAAAGCGCGCGGCGTCATTGATAACCAGATTGCCAACCGTGTTGATATTGATGAACTGGAAGAAGGTCTGAAGCGTCATTCCACTGACGAATTCAGTCCGGATGATTATTATTTTGAAGAAGGCCAGTATTTGACTGAGGACATGGTTTACGATTGGCTTGGGCGCAATCTGACTAAAAAACAAATAGATAAAGAAGTGAAAGAAACAGCAGATAAAAAACGCAAAGAAGGATATACGGTCGACGAGCAGGAAATTCGTGATGGTCTGCAAAATGGCCTCAATCCTCCGATTGCAGAAGATGCGAAAGAAAAAGATTACCGTGACCATCCGCGCTACCTTTCCCATATTCTAGAGCAAGATTATTTGCGCAAGAAAGATGATGACACTGTTGAACTTGCGGGTATTTCCATCGGTCTTGCCTTGAAATCGGTCTATCGTTTCCAGACAGAGATTGGCGGACCTTACTATTATGAAAAAATTCCTAAAGCTGAAATGGAGAAAAACGGTAAGGAAATCGCTCAGAAAGTTGTAGATCGTGTTCGCAAAATCAAAGGGTTGAAGAATGTGCCAATCGTCATTGCGTTGTACCGGGAAGAAGCCCAGGATTCTCCTGTTGCTGGCGACTTTGTTTCCAAAACGATTGTTGACGAAGGGGAAACACAAATTGGCAAGTGGAACAAGATTGATGAAAAGCATGTATTGTTCCCATCCGACAATGCAAAGAAAAATCATTTTGATGATAATCAGGCGATCAAGAGCTTTGGTGATGATATAGCGAAGTATTTCCCTAACTATGTCGGTATTGTCGGTGAAGGCTTCTATGTTAATAAGGACCTTCAACGTCTTACAATCCGTGTGCCGATTGAGTTTTACGGAAAGAGTGAAGTGACCGGATTTACGCAGTATGCTTATGGGCTGATTCAGGAGAAGTTCCCTGAGCATTATGATCTTGAAGTTCAGATTTCTTCAAATGAAAAGCTTGAAAGTTTGATTACAAGAGAAAAAGGGGATAAGAAACCTGTCGTGCATATACTCCATTAA
- a CDS encoding PspA/IM30 family protein, which produces MPNLFQRIKESISSDIHQLLDQKEQKNPLGALNHYLRQSEQEKEKVRKLIERQFKLKDEFTREYHKADDLAKKRLKQAEIAERAGEKDMYDFAMQEYEEYKARADRMQASREEAVEQLARLEEKFEQMKHKLKDMHLRRMELMGRENIARANYRMDKVMDESADKPFSRFAEIESYIEGLEYKVEHAYKRSTFDQKIARLEREFEKAE; this is translated from the coding sequence ATGCCAAATCTATTCCAACGTATTAAAGAATCCATTTCTTCTGATATTCACCAGCTGCTTGATCAAAAGGAACAGAAGAATCCACTTGGAGCACTGAACCATTATTTGCGCCAGAGTGAGCAGGAAAAGGAAAAGGTTCGCAAGCTGATTGAACGCCAATTCAAATTGAAAGATGAATTCACAAGAGAATATCATAAAGCGGATGATCTTGCGAAAAAACGCCTGAAGCAAGCTGAAATTGCAGAACGCGCAGGTGAAAAGGACATGTATGATTTCGCGATGCAAGAGTATGAGGAATATAAGGCACGAGCAGATCGTATGCAAGCCTCGCGTGAAGAAGCTGTAGAACAGCTCGCCCGTCTTGAAGAGAAATTCGAGCAGATGAAACACAAGCTGAAAGACATGCATTTGCGCCGAATGGAACTAATGGGAAGAGAGAATATCGCTCGAGCCAATTATCGTATGGACAAGGTTATGGACGAATCAGCAGATAAGCCATTCTCAAGATTTGCAGAAATCGAATCTTATATCGAAGGTCTTGAATATAAGGTGGAGCATGCGTACAAGCGCAGTACATTCGACCAGAAGATTGCCAGACTGGAAAGAGAATTTGAAAAGGCAGAGTGA
- a CDS encoding sensor histidine kinase, which yields MKQIFRQFLASILYSALIMIGAAVILFFFFPLEDWTLLYKKVLYDVPFIIWFLSIAVMIGGIAGLIIGIRDRTKIHKVEKGLDDLIREQKVSTSFDKVKELEAIQYRLHQLQEIFRLHAEQSQKLATKRSESREQSLQEVVIQERNRLARELHDSVSQQLFAASMMMSAFNEMNHLENETGRKQLQMIENMIQQSQMEMRALLLHLRPVPLKGKSLQEGTRELLTELKQKIVLEIDWKIEDFPIEKGIEDQLFRILQESVSNTLRHAEATQLHVLLIQRDEWIILRVTDDGKGFDVNEAKTTSYGLSNMNERAFEAGGTFKVVSLPGDGTILEVKVPIFADKAGELDD from the coding sequence ATGAAACAGATCTTCCGGCAGTTTCTCGCGAGTATTCTATATAGTGCCCTCATCATGATTGGGGCAGCTGTCATTCTATTTTTCTTTTTCCCGCTGGAGGACTGGACACTTCTATATAAAAAAGTTTTATATGATGTGCCATTCATTATCTGGTTCCTCAGTATTGCTGTTATGATCGGTGGGATTGCAGGATTGATCATAGGGATCCGTGATAGAACAAAGATCCATAAAGTTGAAAAAGGTCTGGATGACCTGATACGTGAACAAAAAGTTTCAACTTCATTTGATAAAGTGAAGGAACTTGAAGCGATCCAGTATCGTTTGCATCAGTTGCAGGAAATTTTCCGTTTACATGCGGAACAGTCGCAGAAGCTTGCAACAAAACGAAGTGAATCTAGAGAACAGAGTCTTCAGGAAGTCGTCATACAGGAACGGAATCGACTGGCGCGAGAACTCCATGACTCGGTGAGCCAGCAGTTGTTCGCAGCTTCAATGATGATGTCAGCATTTAATGAAATGAATCATCTTGAAAATGAAACAGGCAGAAAGCAACTGCAGATGATTGAGAATATGATCCAGCAATCCCAGATGGAAATGCGTGCTCTGCTTCTGCATCTTCGTCCTGTACCACTGAAAGGTAAATCGCTTCAGGAAGGTACGAGAGAGCTACTTACAGAATTAAAGCAGAAAATCGTACTTGAGATTGATTGGAAGATAGAAGATTTTCCAATTGAAAAAGGGATTGAGGATCAGCTGTTCCGCATCCTTCAAGAATCGGTTTCGAATACTTTGCGTCATGCAGAGGCGACCCAGTTGCATGTTTTGCTCATTCAGCGCGATGAATGGATCATCTTGCGTGTTACCGATGACGGTAAAGGCTTCGATGTGAATGAGGCGAAGACGACATCATATGGGCTAAGCAATATGAATGAACGGGCTTTTGAAGCCGGCGGTACATTCAAAGTTGTCAGCCTTCCTGGCGATGGAACGATTCTTGAAGTGAAGGTCCCGATATTTGCAGACAAAGCAGGTGAATTAGATGATTAG
- a CDS encoding flagellar basal body rod protein, whose protein sequence is MKKFLLFLAGLTALIVAFAMIGPMVLLGVSVWLLYIVFKQFMRSGSVIGKIAWLIIGLVILSMAVSHIYALIGLAAAYAVYYIYKQLRKPEPEIVKDPFTNFEKEWNELHHY, encoded by the coding sequence ATGAAAAAATTCCTCTTGTTTCTAGCAGGACTTACAGCACTAATTGTTGCCTTCGCGATGATCGGTCCGATGGTTCTATTGGGAGTCAGTGTATGGCTGCTTTATATTGTGTTCAAACAGTTCATGAGAAGTGGCTCTGTAATTGGAAAAATCGCTTGGCTTATTATTGGGCTTGTCATTCTAAGCATGGCAGTTTCCCATATTTACGCTTTGATCGGACTGGCTGCAGCATACGCTGTCTATTACATCTACAAACAACTGAGAAAGCCTGAGCCTGAAATTGTAAAGGATCCATTCACAAATTTTGAAAAAGAGTGGAATGAACTGCACCATTATTAA
- the pcrA gene encoding DNA helicase PcrA, translated as MHQLLEGLNKEQAEAVQATEGPLLIMAGAGSGKTRVLTHRIAYLMDEKEVAPRNILAITFTNKASREMKNRVSRLVGADGDRIWVSTFHSMCVRILRRDIDRIGYSTNFSILDTGDQLTVIKQVLRDLNIDSKQFDPRAMLGSISNLKNELITPKGAIEEATNFYDRQIAQIYEAYQKMLRKNESLDFDDLIMETIHLFKRVPEVLEYYQRRFQYIHVDEYQDTNHAQYFLVKQMASRYKNLCVVGDSDQSIYRWRGADITNILNFEKDYPNARVIMLEQNYRSTKSILKAANEVIANNPGRKPKNLWTDNAHGDKIYYYQGSTEQDEAYFIIDKIQELTAEKDYDPCDVAILYRTNAQSRAVEDALVKSGIDYQMVGGTKFYDRKEIKDMIAYLRLIANPNDDISFERVVNEPKRGIGKTTIEKLRAYAAENDISFFRAVEEVDFIGLTKKAATALDAFGQLIKDFSQQQEFLTATDMVESVLERTGYREMLEAERTIEARSRLENLEEFQTVTKDFEAASEDKTLIAFLTDLALVADIDKVDEADPDHTQKVTLMTLHAAKGLEFPVVFLIGMEENVFPHSRSLFDDEEMEEERRLAYVGITRAEQELYLTHAKMRTLYGRTNMNPVSRFIDEIPSELVEGIKQAGGLFGGFTSKSLQKEEAPAPRRIARKVRQSTGAESKEWQAGDKAEHKKWGVGTVVKVTGDGEGMELDIAFPAPTGIKRLLAKFAPIKKQ; from the coding sequence ATGCATCAATTGCTTGAAGGGCTCAACAAAGAACAAGCGGAAGCGGTGCAAGCGACAGAAGGGCCGCTCCTAATCATGGCAGGTGCCGGTTCAGGTAAAACCCGCGTCCTTACACATAGGATCGCCTATCTGATGGATGAGAAAGAAGTGGCACCGCGTAATATTCTCGCCATTACTTTTACGAATAAAGCCTCACGGGAGATGAAGAATCGTGTAAGCCGGCTAGTTGGAGCGGATGGGGATCGGATTTGGGTATCGACTTTCCACTCGATGTGTGTACGTATTTTAAGACGTGACATTGACCGTATCGGTTACAGTACGAATTTCTCAATTCTCGATACAGGTGATCAGCTTACAGTTATCAAGCAGGTTTTGCGAGATTTGAACATTGATTCAAAGCAATTTGATCCGCGAGCAATGCTTGGCTCCATTAGCAATTTGAAGAATGAGCTCATCACCCCGAAAGGCGCAATCGAGGAAGCGACTAATTTCTATGACAGGCAGATTGCACAGATTTATGAAGCCTATCAGAAGATGCTTAGGAAGAACGAGAGCCTCGACTTTGACGATTTGATTATGGAGACGATTCATTTGTTCAAGCGTGTACCGGAAGTACTTGAATATTATCAGCGAAGATTCCAATATATTCACGTTGATGAGTATCAGGATACGAACCATGCTCAATATTTTCTCGTCAAGCAGATGGCGAGCCGCTATAAGAACCTTTGTGTTGTTGGGGATTCGGACCAGTCCATCTATCGTTGGCGAGGTGCGGATATTACAAATATCCTTAACTTTGAAAAAGACTATCCAAATGCACGCGTAATCATGCTAGAACAGAATTACCGTTCAACGAAATCGATTTTAAAAGCAGCAAATGAGGTTATTGCTAATAATCCAGGACGCAAGCCGAAAAATCTTTGGACTGATAATGCGCATGGAGACAAGATCTATTACTATCAAGGTTCAACGGAGCAAGATGAAGCCTATTTCATCATTGATAAAATCCAGGAATTGACGGCTGAAAAAGATTATGATCCGTGCGATGTTGCAATTCTTTATAGGACGAACGCTCAGTCGCGTGCAGTTGAGGATGCGCTTGTGAAATCGGGAATTGATTATCAGATGGTCGGCGGCACGAAGTTCTACGACCGAAAAGAAATTAAAGATATGATTGCTTATTTGCGACTCATCGCCAATCCGAATGATGACATCAGTTTTGAACGTGTCGTCAACGAGCCGAAACGAGGCATCGGTAAGACGACAATTGAGAAACTGCGTGCATATGCGGCAGAAAATGATATTTCCTTCTTCCGTGCGGTGGAAGAGGTAGATTTTATAGGTTTAACTAAAAAGGCTGCCACTGCACTCGATGCGTTTGGTCAGTTAATTAAAGACTTCAGCCAGCAGCAAGAATTTTTGACTGCAACAGATATGGTTGAATCTGTTCTTGAGCGGACAGGCTATCGTGAAATGCTTGAAGCGGAGCGGACAATCGAAGCGCGCAGCCGCCTTGAAAACCTTGAAGAATTTCAGACGGTTACGAAAGACTTTGAGGCAGCAAGTGAAGATAAGACTTTGATTGCCTTCCTTACTGATCTTGCTCTTGTTGCTGATATTGATAAAGTAGATGAAGCCGATCCTGACCATACGCAGAAAGTGACGCTTATGACGCTTCATGCAGCTAAAGGTCTGGAATTCCCAGTTGTGTTCCTTATCGGTATGGAAGAAAACGTGTTCCCGCACAGCCGCTCGCTCTTTGATGATGAAGAGATGGAAGAAGAGCGCCGTCTTGCTTATGTCGGTATTACGAGAGCTGAGCAAGAACTTTATTTAACACATGCGAAAATGCGTACCCTATATGGGCGGACAAATATGAACCCGGTGAGTCGATTTATTGATGAAATACCATCAGAGCTTGTTGAAGGAATTAAACAAGCAGGAGGATTATTCGGAGGCTTTACAAGCAAATCTTTACAGAAAGAAGAAGCACCTGCCCCGAGACGAATCGCGAGGAAAGTTCGCCAGTCAACAGGAGCAGAATCCAAGGAATGGCAAGCGGGTGACAAGGCTGAACATAAGAAGTGGGGCGTCGGAACAGTTGTCAAAGTGACAGGTGATGGAGAAGGGATGGAGCTTGATATCGCTTTCCCTGCTCCTACAGGCATCAAGCGGCTTCTTGCAAAGTTTGCGCCAATTAAGAAACAATAG
- the ligA gene encoding NAD-dependent DNA ligase LigA produces the protein MERLEAEKRIAELRNLLNRYGYEYYVLDKPSVPDSEYDLKMRELIELEEIYPDMITPDSPTQRVGGKPLEGFEKVQHRIPMLSLSNAFNEQELRDFARRAQEGASGKVAFVCELKIDGLAVNLHYDNGKFVQGSTRGDGTVGEDITSNLRTIRSVPLSISEQGSIEVRGEAFMPHKSFLALNEAKEENGEEPFANPRNAAAGSLRQLDPKIAAKRNLDIFLYGVGEWDGKQQTSHSGRLQYIKELGLKVNPETKRCETIDEVIEYVNYWTEHRPDLAYEIDGIVIKVDDLDQQEELGYTAKSPRWAIAYKFPAEEVVTTLLDIELSVGRTGVVTPTAILEPVRVAGTTVQRASLHNADIIRELDVRIGDRVIIKKAGDIIPKVVRVLIEERKGEEQPFEMPDHCPACDAELVHLEEEVALRCINPNCPAQLKEGLIHFVSRDAMNIDGLGEKVIEQLFREQLIGKISDIYRLEKEQLVQLERMGEKSASNLINAIEKSKENSLEKLIFGLGIRFIGSKAARTLAEHFETMERLTVATLEELVSVDEIGEKMADSVVKYFEEDKVMALIDDLKQLGVNMSYNGPKQADAPEDAPFSGKTVVLTGKLSHFTRTEAKQLVESLGGTVTGSVSKKTDLVICGEDAGSKLEKAEKLGIEIWSEDNLVEIAESEGTKK, from the coding sequence ATGGAAAGACTCGAGGCGGAGAAACGGATTGCCGAGCTGCGCAATCTGCTCAACCGTTATGGATATGAATATTATGTGCTGGACAAGCCGAGTGTACCGGACAGCGAATATGACTTGAAGATGCGCGAACTGATTGAATTGGAAGAGATATATCCGGATATGATTACACCGGATTCACCGACCCAGCGTGTCGGGGGCAAGCCGCTTGAAGGGTTTGAGAAAGTGCAACACCGCATTCCCATGCTGAGCCTTTCCAATGCTTTTAACGAGCAGGAGTTGCGAGATTTTGCGAGAAGAGCACAAGAGGGAGCAAGCGGAAAAGTAGCCTTTGTCTGTGAGCTTAAAATCGATGGACTCGCCGTTAATCTTCATTATGATAATGGAAAATTTGTTCAAGGCTCCACTCGTGGTGATGGGACTGTTGGTGAGGATATCACGAGTAACCTGCGGACGATTCGCAGTGTTCCGTTATCAATCTCAGAGCAAGGTTCCATCGAGGTGCGCGGTGAGGCGTTCATGCCTCATAAATCTTTTCTCGCTCTGAATGAAGCGAAGGAAGAAAACGGTGAAGAGCCTTTTGCGAACCCGCGCAATGCAGCAGCCGGTTCTTTGCGCCAGCTTGACCCGAAGATTGCTGCAAAGCGGAATCTTGATATTTTCCTTTATGGAGTGGGCGAGTGGGATGGCAAGCAGCAGACAAGTCATAGCGGGCGTCTCCAGTACATAAAGGAGCTAGGACTGAAAGTCAACCCGGAAACGAAGCGTTGTGAGACAATTGACGAAGTGATTGAATATGTAAATTACTGGACAGAACATCGCCCGGATCTAGCATATGAGATTGACGGAATCGTAATTAAAGTCGACGATTTGGATCAGCAAGAAGAACTTGGCTATACAGCGAAAAGTCCGCGTTGGGCTATCGCATATAAATTCCCGGCCGAAGAAGTTGTTACGACTTTGCTGGATATTGAGCTTAGTGTCGGCCGTACCGGAGTTGTCACCCCGACAGCTATTTTAGAGCCTGTTCGTGTTGCAGGGACGACAGTACAACGTGCTTCGCTGCACAATGCAGATATTATCCGTGAACTAGATGTTCGTATTGGAGACCGCGTCATTATTAAAAAGGCCGGAGATATTATTCCGAAAGTAGTGCGTGTTCTCATTGAAGAACGAAAAGGTGAAGAGCAACCTTTTGAAATGCCAGATCATTGTCCTGCCTGTGATGCGGAGCTTGTCCATCTTGAAGAAGAAGTCGCATTGCGTTGCATTAATCCGAACTGCCCGGCACAACTCAAGGAAGGGCTGATTCATTTCGTTTCCAGGGATGCGATGAATATCGATGGACTGGGTGAAAAAGTGATTGAACAACTTTTCCGTGAGCAGCTCATTGGCAAGATCTCGGATATTTACCGTCTTGAGAAAGAGCAGCTCGTTCAGCTGGAGCGGATGGGTGAGAAATCCGCGAGTAATTTGATCAACGCAATTGAGAAATCCAAGGAAAATTCTTTGGAAAAGCTAATTTTCGGACTTGGGATACGTTTCATTGGTTCTAAAGCTGCCAGAACACTGGCCGAGCATTTTGAAACGATGGAACGTCTGACAGTAGCGACATTGGAGGAACTTGTGTCTGTCGATGAAATTGGCGAGAAGATGGCAGACTCTGTTGTTAAATATTTTGAGGAAGATAAGGTCATGGCGCTTATCGATGACTTGAAGCAGCTTGGTGTCAACATGTCTTATAATGGTCCCAAACAGGCAGATGCCCCTGAGGATGCACCATTCTCTGGCAAGACCGTTGTGCTAACAGGCAAGCTGAGCCATTTTACAAGAACAGAAGCAAAACAGCTCGTTGAATCCCTTGGAGGCACTGTCACAGGCAGTGTCAGCAAGAAGACAGATCTCGTCATTTGTGGGGAAGACGCCGGATCAAAACTTGAGAAGGCAGAGAAGCTTGGCATTGAGATCTGGAGTGAAGACAACTTAGTAGAAATCGCGGAGAGTGAAGGGACGAAAAAGTAA
- a CDS encoding response regulator transcription factor: MISILIADDHEMVRIGVSSYLMAQPDMEVIGEADDGGPAVKLALELKPDIILMDLVMKQMDGIEATRQIIESWPEAKIIIVTSFIDDEKVYPALEAGAVSYMLKTSKAGEIAKAIRSTYDGQSILEPEVTGKIMNRVRKPAEAKHDQLTARETEVLQQMTKGKTNQEIADELFISLKTVKVHVSNVLAKLEVQDRTQAVIYAFNHDLVE; this comes from the coding sequence ATGATTAGCATTTTGATTGCGGATGATCATGAAATGGTGCGGATTGGTGTCTCTTCCTATCTTATGGCTCAGCCGGATATGGAAGTGATCGGTGAAGCGGATGACGGAGGGCCGGCTGTAAAACTGGCTCTTGAGCTGAAACCTGACATCATTCTGATGGATCTTGTCATGAAACAGATGGATGGTATTGAAGCGACCCGGCAGATTATTGAATCATGGCCAGAGGCGAAGATTATTATTGTCACAAGCTTCATAGATGATGAAAAAGTCTATCCGGCGCTTGAGGCAGGAGCGGTCAGCTATATGCTGAAGACTTCCAAAGCAGGAGAAATTGCCAAAGCAATCAGGTCTACATATGACGGACAATCCATTCTGGAACCTGAAGTGACGGGGAAAATAATGAACCGTGTCCGTAAACCCGCTGAAGCGAAGCATGACCAGCTGACAGCGCGAGAGACGGAAGTGCTCCAACAAATGACGAAAGGCAAGACGAATCAAGAAATTGCGGATGAATTATTCATCTCGCTCAAAACGGTTAAAGTACATGTCAGTAATGTACTTGCGAAACTTGAAGTCCAGGATCGGACACAAGCAGTTATCTATGCGTTCAACCATGATCTCGTCGAATAA
- the liaF gene encoding cell wall-active antibiotics response protein LiaF — translation MFNRLSTNTVSWILIIGVILLAVEVFFFRGGMIVTAFIAGLITYFGWKHFNRTTGKVIFWIGLAWLVFSVLNTLAVRFILVACIVLFILDYNKSRKLKERLNPNRFQNASEEDSEKLVKVEPLIDSRLFGEERTDDQPYKFRDINIHSLYGDKIIDLGNTILPDDVAVISIRQLVGNIVIYVPYDVEVSIHHSSVFGRAYIFGEFNGSLVNKSLQYETERYGENILPRVKIITSLISGDIEVRRI, via the coding sequence GTGTTCAATAGACTATCAACAAATACAGTTAGCTGGATTCTCATCATTGGGGTGATCCTCCTTGCTGTCGAAGTGTTCTTTTTCAGAGGAGGTATGATTGTTACGGCTTTCATCGCAGGCCTGATCACCTACTTTGGCTGGAAGCATTTCAACCGGACGACTGGTAAAGTCATCTTTTGGATTGGCCTTGCATGGCTTGTTTTCTCCGTCCTGAATACACTCGCGGTAAGGTTTATTCTTGTTGCTTGCATTGTCCTCTTTATCCTTGATTACAACAAATCCAGGAAATTAAAGGAGCGGTTAAATCCAAATCGGTTCCAGAATGCGAGTGAGGAAGATTCAGAGAAACTTGTCAAGGTGGAGCCTTTGATTGACAGCCGCCTATTCGGAGAGGAACGGACAGATGATCAGCCATACAAATTCCGTGATATCAATATACACAGTTTATATGGAGATAAAATCATCGATCTTGGCAATACGATTTTACCTGATGATGTAGCTGTTATCTCGATTCGCCAGCTTGTCGGGAATATTGTAATCTACGTACCTTATGATGTTGAAGTGAGCATCCATCATAGTTCCGTTTTTGGAAGGGCTTATATTTTTGGTGAATTCAATGGGAGTCTTGTGAACAAGTCCTTACAATATGAAACGGAGCGATATGGCGAGAATATCCTGCCAAGGGTGAAAATCATCACTTCGCTCATCTCCGGAGATATTGAGGTGAGACGAATATGA